A genome region from Hymenobacter tibetensis includes the following:
- a CDS encoding OmpP1/FadL family transporter — protein sequence MKNLKYWLAVALLSPASYTYAQYEVDALRFSQTQPSGTARSLGVAGANVAVGADLGNLVTNPAGLGLYQRSEFSLTPGFGVGNTNSRAFGNTTTDGRNSLHIASLGAAFTSRRPDGDTNPWRGGTWAVGLNRIDDFNQSFSYRGTPGLDRDLFAYLGRNPTESELTGLDDLAYEAFVTERDNQGTYIPEDYEDTGPLNQTETVLTTGSKTQFDLGYGANYRDRLYIGGAIGIVSTRFNSTSTLTATDPTPVSNAPGTSFGSLTYRETLETRGAGINARIGAIYRVNDAVRLGASVQTPTLSTLSETYTESLNAIYDKPIEVEGKTYNSGDATADVGEFNYALTSPFRASGGAAVVVGKHGFLSGDVEYVNYSQARLSEDNTNDPSGANSRNFGPDNDAIRDLYQSAVNLRLGGELRFDIFRVRAGFARYGDPYKDSSRDRTQNYYTGGVGLRQNNFYLDLAGVYGTSNRFYNPYILPNDPQNTPEVVVDATRFTTTITAGFLF from the coding sequence ATGAAAAACTTGAAATACTGGCTTGCTGTGGCTCTATTGAGCCCAGCCAGCTACACCTATGCCCAATATGAAGTGGATGCCCTGCGCTTTTCGCAGACTCAACCATCCGGCACTGCCCGCTCGCTAGGAGTAGCAGGGGCTAACGTAGCTGTAGGAGCCGACTTAGGCAACTTGGTTACCAACCCCGCAGGACTTGGTCTATATCAGCGTTCGGAATTTAGCTTAACACCAGGATTTGGTGTTGGAAACACGAATAGCCGAGCATTTGGTAACACCACCACTGATGGCCGCAATAGCCTGCATATAGCTAGTCTAGGCGCTGCTTTCACGAGCCGTCGGCCTGATGGTGATACAAATCCGTGGCGAGGTGGCACGTGGGCTGTTGGCTTGAACCGTATCGATGATTTCAATCAAAGCTTCAGCTACCGAGGAACCCCTGGGCTCGATAGAGACCTTTTTGCTTATCTCGGACGTAACCCAACCGAGTCTGAATTAACAGGCTTGGATGACTTAGCCTATGAGGCATTTGTAACAGAGCGCGATAATCAGGGCACTTATATCCCCGAAGATTACGAAGATACCGGCCCGCTCAACCAGACCGAAACTGTGCTGACAACCGGTTCTAAAACCCAGTTTGACTTGGGCTACGGTGCTAACTACCGTGACCGACTTTATATAGGCGGAGCTATCGGCATTGTCAGTACTCGTTTCAACTCTACCAGTACTTTAACTGCCACCGATCCGACACCTGTCAGCAACGCTCCGGGTACGTCTTTTGGTAGCCTCACATATCGTGAAACCTTGGAAACGCGCGGAGCAGGTATTAATGCCCGTATTGGAGCCATTTATCGGGTAAATGACGCGGTGCGATTAGGGGCGTCTGTGCAAACGCCAACGCTATCTACGCTGTCCGAAACGTACACCGAGTCTCTGAACGCCATATACGACAAACCGATTGAAGTGGAAGGCAAAACGTACAACTCGGGTGATGCTACTGCTGACGTCGGGGAGTTTAATTACGCACTAACTTCACCATTTCGCGCGTCGGGAGGTGCTGCGGTTGTGGTAGGCAAGCATGGTTTTTTAAGTGGCGATGTAGAGTACGTGAACTACAGTCAAGCCCGCCTAAGCGAGGACAACACCAATGACCCCAGCGGTGCTAATTCCCGCAACTTCGGCCCCGACAACGATGCTATTCGCGACCTATACCAGTCAGCAGTGAACCTACGGCTAGGAGGGGAACTGCGCTTCGACATCTTCCGGGTGCGCGCTGGCTTTGCTCGCTACGGTGACCCATACAAAGACAGTAGCCGCGACCGGACTCAGAATTACTACACGGGTGGTGTAGGCCTGCGTCAGAACAATTTTTATCTCGACCTGGCAGGGGTATACGGGACTTCCAACCGGTTCTACAACCCCTATATATTGCCCAACGACCCTCAAAACACGCCCGAAGTTGTAGTGGATGCCACTCGCTTCACCACCACTATCACCGCTGGTTTTCTGTTCTAG
- the proS gene encoding proline--tRNA ligase: MSKGLPKRSEDYSLWYNELVKRAGLAENSAVRGCMVIKPYGYAIWEKMQRTLDDMFKRTGHQNAYFPLFVPKSLFEAEEKNAEGFAKECAVVTHYRLQTDPDNPGKLRVDPNAKLEEELVVRPTSEAIIWSTYKNWIQSYRDLPLLINQWANVVRWEMRTRLFLRTAEFLWQEGHTAHATAEEAVAETRQMLEVYAQFAEEWMALPVVKGVKTENERFAGAEDTYCIEGLMQDGKALQAGTSHFLGQNFAKAFDVQFANKEGGLEHVWGTSWGVSTRLMGALVMAHSDDEGLVLPPKLAPIQVVIVPIYKTGQLDELLERIRPMQMGLIERGISVKIDDRDTERPGFKFAEWELKGVPVRLAVGMRDLDAGTVEVARRDTKEKMNMPLADIVNNVAALLDDIQASIYRKAHKFRETHTHRVDTYEEFKQALEGEGGFVVAHWDGTSETEERIKEETKATIRCMALAEPDEDGVDMLTGKPSKRRVYFARAY; this comes from the coding sequence ATGAGCAAAGGTTTGCCCAAACGGAGTGAAGATTATTCCCTGTGGTACAATGAGTTGGTGAAGCGCGCAGGCCTTGCCGAAAACTCCGCAGTGCGCGGCTGCATGGTCATCAAACCCTATGGTTACGCCATCTGGGAGAAGATGCAGCGCACCCTCGACGACATGTTCAAACGCACGGGCCATCAGAACGCGTACTTCCCGCTTTTTGTGCCCAAAAGCTTGTTTGAAGCCGAGGAAAAAAACGCAGAGGGATTTGCCAAGGAGTGCGCCGTTGTGACACACTACCGCCTCCAAACCGACCCCGACAATCCAGGCAAGCTGCGCGTTGACCCCAACGCCAAGCTGGAAGAAGAATTGGTGGTACGTCCTACCTCAGAAGCCATTATCTGGAGCACCTACAAAAACTGGATCCAAAGCTACCGCGACCTACCGTTGCTCATCAACCAGTGGGCGAACGTTGTGCGCTGGGAAATGCGGACCCGCTTGTTTTTGCGCACTGCCGAATTCCTGTGGCAGGAAGGCCACACGGCCCACGCCACCGCCGAAGAGGCCGTAGCCGAAACCCGCCAAATGCTGGAAGTGTACGCGCAGTTTGCAGAGGAATGGATGGCGCTGCCCGTGGTGAAAGGAGTGAAAACCGAAAACGAGCGGTTTGCTGGGGCCGAAGACACATATTGCATCGAAGGCTTGATGCAGGACGGCAAAGCCTTGCAGGCGGGCACCTCCCACTTCTTGGGTCAAAACTTCGCCAAAGCTTTTGATGTGCAGTTTGCCAACAAAGAAGGCGGACTCGAACACGTTTGGGGTACCAGTTGGGGCGTAAGTACCCGCCTGATGGGGGCCCTCGTGATGGCGCACTCCGACGATGAAGGCCTAGTGCTGCCGCCCAAGTTGGCTCCTATCCAAGTGGTCATTGTGCCTATCTACAAAACCGGCCAACTCGATGAATTGCTGGAGCGCATCCGGCCCATGCAAATGGGCTTGATTGAGCGCGGCATTTCAGTGAAAATCGACGACCGAGACACCGAGCGCCCCGGCTTCAAGTTTGCGGAGTGGGAGCTGAAAGGCGTGCCCGTACGCCTGGCCGTTGGTATGCGCGACCTGGACGCTGGCACAGTAGAAGTAGCCCGCCGCGACACCAAGGAGAAAATGAATATGCCGCTGGCCGACATCGTAAACAACGTGGCCGCCTTGCTGGACGATATTCAAGCGAGCATCTACCGGAAGGCGCACAAGTTCCGCGAAACCCATACCCACCGCGTTGACACTTACGAAGAATTCAAGCAGGCGCTGGAAGGCGAAGGTGGCTTTGTAGTGGCGCACTGGGACGGAACTTCCGAAACCGAGGAGCGCATCAAAGAAGAAACCAAAGCCACTATCCGCTGCATGGCCCTTGCCGAGCCCGACGAGGATGGTGTGGATATGCTAACGGGCAAGCCGTCGAAGCGGCGCGTGTATTTCGCCCGAGCTTACTAG
- a CDS encoding NfeD family protein gives MELLVWTRLPLPMDWLTIALLLLFGLLFLVVEVIFIPGTTVVGLIGFALLAAGVWFGYRDLGSGTGHVLLITSLAATAVLVYIGLRPKNISRVALNNVNTSHVRDARLPDVLPGTTGRTLSALRPAGTVLFEDNRREVTTRGEYVPAGTEVRVLRIEQNRIVVESVV, from the coding sequence ATGGAACTGCTTGTGTGGACCCGCTTACCACTGCCTATGGACTGGCTTACAATTGCCTTGCTCTTGCTCTTCGGCCTGCTATTTCTGGTGGTTGAGGTTATCTTCATTCCGGGCACTACGGTGGTGGGCCTCATCGGCTTTGCTCTGCTGGCAGCCGGTGTTTGGTTTGGCTACCGCGACCTAGGCTCTGGCACCGGTCATGTTCTACTCATAACCTCGTTGGCGGCCACAGCGGTACTAGTGTATATTGGCTTGCGACCGAAAAATATAAGCCGGGTAGCACTCAACAACGTCAACACCTCTCATGTGCGGGATGCACGGCTACCAGACGTCCTACCCGGAACCACCGGCCGCACGCTGTCGGCTCTACGGCCAGCGGGTACGGTACTGTTCGAGGATAACCGGCGGGAAGTAACCACGCGCGGCGAATATGTACCAGCCGGCACCGAAGTTCGGGTGCTGCGCATCGAGCAAAATCGAATTGTGGTGGAAAGTGTTGTATAA
- the floA gene encoding flotillin-like protein FloA (flotillin-like protein involved in membrane lipid rafts) produces MNFPIFPLIVGAIVLLVFLYFFPISLWITALFSGVKVSLFQLAFMRVRKVPPSLIVNSMITSTKAGLELTANDLETHYLAGGNIPSVIKALISADKANIPLTFKQATAIDLAGRDVFEAVTTSVNPKVINTPNVAAVAQDGIQLIAKARITVRANITQLVGGAGEETILARVGEGIVTSIGSSKSHKEVLENPDKISKLVLSKGLDAGTAFEILSIDIADIDIGENIGAKLQIDQATADLKVAEAKAEERRAMAVAIEQENRAKTQEAKARVVEAEAEIPKAMAEAFRSGNLGIMDYYKMRNVQADTDMRDSIANPSNQSSSSKPGRDETRLS; encoded by the coding sequence ATGAACTTTCCCATCTTCCCGCTGATTGTTGGGGCCATTGTTCTTTTGGTCTTTCTGTATTTCTTCCCTATCAGCCTCTGGATAACGGCGCTGTTTTCAGGAGTGAAGGTGAGTTTGTTTCAACTGGCATTCATGCGGGTTCGGAAGGTTCCTCCATCATTGATTGTCAACTCCATGATTACCAGCACCAAAGCCGGCTTGGAGCTAACCGCCAACGACTTAGAAACCCACTACCTAGCGGGCGGCAACATTCCGAGCGTTATCAAAGCATTGATTTCGGCTGATAAGGCAAACATCCCACTCACCTTCAAGCAAGCCACTGCCATCGACCTCGCAGGCCGTGACGTGTTCGAGGCTGTTACGACGAGTGTAAATCCGAAAGTAATCAACACCCCCAACGTGGCCGCGGTGGCGCAGGATGGCATTCAGCTAATTGCCAAAGCGCGTATCACAGTGCGGGCCAACATTACGCAGTTGGTAGGAGGTGCCGGTGAGGAAACCATCTTAGCTCGTGTTGGCGAAGGTATCGTTACTAGCATAGGCTCCTCGAAATCCCACAAAGAGGTGCTCGAGAACCCCGACAAAATATCGAAGCTGGTTTTAAGCAAAGGCTTGGATGCAGGCACCGCTTTTGAAATTCTCTCTATTGATATTGCGGATATTGATATCGGAGAAAACATCGGGGCTAAGCTCCAAATCGACCAAGCCACTGCTGACCTAAAGGTGGCGGAAGCTAAAGCCGAGGAACGGCGCGCCATGGCAGTGGCTATAGAGCAGGAGAACCGAGCCAAAACACAAGAAGCCAAGGCTCGCGTAGTAGAAGCCGAAGCCGAAATTCCCAAAGCTATGGCCGAAGCCTTCCGCTCCGGCAATTTGGGCATCATGGACTACTACAAAATGCGCAACGTACAGGCCGATACCGACATGCGTGACTCTATTGCCAACCCTAGCAACCAAAGCAGCAGTTCCAAGCCCGGCCGCGACGAAACCCGGCTGAGCTAA
- a CDS encoding glycoside hydrolase family 26 protein, translating into MNLKLVSLLLLVATTWLCGCGSIRMGRTFRYPIQITDPKATYQTKALFYNLQHPTSNGILFGQQDVTQYGIGWKDEPNRSDVKSVCGSNPAVYGWDVADLVRASLQGNSAGNEALERNRQLVLQAYERGGLNTFCWHMHNFVTGKNFYDTTAAVAAILPGGEQHAAYTRSLDVIAAYFRHLKAKDGTLVPVIFRPLHEHTGSWFWWGKRHCSQQEFVQLWQFTVQYLRDKKKVHNLLYAYSPDRVPTSATYFERYPGDAFVDVLGHDNYWDFNVVSTPNKGVLTLDTLVTEAQARGKVAALTETGLEKITNPTWFSANLLQQLKSSTKASQIAYLMVWRNAHEGHFYAPYPGHSSVPDFLQFYQDSLTTFENDKPQLYSVPKPTREQRRKAAQVANKLPVLREPSTQ; encoded by the coding sequence ATGAACTTGAAACTAGTGTCGCTTTTGCTACTGGTAGCCACCACTTGGTTGTGCGGCTGTGGTAGTATCCGCATGGGACGAACCTTTCGCTACCCCATCCAAATCACCGACCCCAAGGCGACGTACCAAACCAAGGCGCTTTTCTACAACCTGCAACACCCAACCTCAAACGGCATTTTGTTTGGGCAGCAGGATGTCACGCAGTATGGTATCGGCTGGAAGGATGAGCCCAACCGCAGTGATGTTAAGAGTGTATGTGGCTCTAATCCGGCGGTGTATGGTTGGGACGTAGCGGACCTCGTACGCGCTTCCCTACAAGGCAACAGCGCAGGCAACGAGGCGCTAGAGCGCAACCGTCAATTAGTCCTGCAAGCCTACGAGCGGGGCGGGCTGAACACGTTTTGTTGGCACATGCACAACTTCGTGACGGGTAAGAATTTCTACGACACCACTGCCGCAGTGGCCGCCATCTTGCCTGGTGGTGAGCAACATGCTGCGTATACGCGCAGCCTGGACGTTATTGCCGCTTATTTTCGGCACTTGAAAGCCAAAGATGGCACGTTAGTACCTGTCATATTCCGCCCGTTGCACGAGCACACCGGTTCGTGGTTTTGGTGGGGCAAGCGCCACTGTAGCCAGCAGGAGTTTGTGCAGCTGTGGCAGTTTACGGTTCAGTACTTGCGCGACAAAAAGAAGGTGCACAACCTGCTCTACGCCTACTCCCCCGACCGAGTACCCACCTCAGCCACCTATTTTGAACGCTACCCCGGCGACGCATTCGTGGATGTGCTAGGCCACGACAACTACTGGGATTTCAATGTGGTGAGCACTCCCAACAAAGGCGTACTCACCCTCGATACGCTAGTAACAGAAGCGCAAGCCCGAGGAAAGGTGGCAGCCTTGACGGAAACGGGGCTGGAAAAAATCACCAACCCTACTTGGTTTTCCGCCAACCTGCTACAGCAACTCAAGAGCAGTACCAAGGCCAGCCAAATAGCTTATCTCATGGTATGGCGCAATGCGCACGAAGGACACTTCTACGCGCCCTATCCTGGCCATAGCAGCGTACCTGATTTCCTGCAGTTTTATCAGGACTCGTTGACAACTTTCGAGAATGACAAGCCGCAGCTGTATTCGGTGCCCAAACCAACGCGGGAGCAGCGGCGGAAAGCTGCGCAAGTGGCAAACAAGCTGCCTGTACTCCGGGAACCCTCTACTCAGTGA
- a CDS encoding OmpA family protein — MRIRKLLLLVGIVGGAVGSVQAQHAIWAAKVVAVSSQKAEGKEDFSPEKVLGQPNATPLGQVSNEAWIPKKEGANEFVEVRFGKSLIAKQVTIVENFNPGSVSKIELVDTRGQIHEVYKNDSPGPLPEQFRSLQVTFEPGTYRTIGVIVSMNTKAVNGVNQIDAIGIADVVETMVKKEFKAEEDGVKFDSAMVNLGPNVNSKYVDTHPVISPDGRILFFARQESPQNVGGANDVQDVWYSTQANAKNKSWNPAKNIGAPINTPGPNGLASVSSDGNSAVLINVYKEDGSLDPKGLSLTKRTKTGWSKPQKILIDDFYNDDPENVDYFLGSSGNVLLMAVERKDGQGAQDIYVTQRKPDGTSWGRPINLGPSINTKKPEFAPFLAADGKTLYFASEGHGGYGKSDIFYSKRLDNTWTNWTKPRNLGPSVNSPDFDAYYVVSAAGEEAYLVSTRNGTGNSKDIFRINLTPQFKPEVVTLVRGQVLDAATKKPVTATIRYENLLTGEEIGVAETSPVDGTYTIVLPSGVHYGYRAEAQNYLAESDNLDVTDRQKYSEVKQDLYLVPFAVGQTIKLNNIFFSQSKYYLRENSYPELQRLIRTLKEYSTVEIRIEGHTDNQGDPALNLKLSQDRVNEVKKYLVSKGISNTRITTEGFGDTKPIASNDQEETRKLNRRVEFRITKK, encoded by the coding sequence ATGAGAATCAGAAAGTTATTGCTGTTGGTGGGAATTGTGGGAGGAGCAGTAGGAAGTGTACAAGCACAGCATGCTATTTGGGCAGCCAAGGTTGTAGCCGTGTCTTCGCAGAAAGCGGAAGGTAAAGAAGACTTTTCGCCTGAAAAAGTATTAGGCCAGCCAAATGCTACTCCCCTGGGGCAAGTCAGCAATGAAGCATGGATTCCAAAGAAAGAAGGTGCTAACGAGTTTGTAGAAGTTCGCTTCGGGAAGTCCCTTATCGCCAAACAGGTGACGATAGTGGAGAATTTCAACCCGGGCTCTGTCTCGAAAATCGAGCTGGTGGACACCCGGGGACAAATCCACGAAGTATACAAAAACGATAGTCCTGGGCCCCTTCCAGAGCAGTTCAGGTCGTTGCAAGTCACGTTTGAGCCCGGTACCTACCGTACCATTGGTGTAATCGTGAGCATGAACACCAAAGCCGTGAATGGCGTGAACCAGATCGACGCCATCGGTATTGCCGACGTAGTGGAGACGATGGTGAAAAAGGAGTTCAAGGCCGAGGAAGACGGCGTGAAGTTTGACTCGGCTATGGTGAACTTGGGGCCTAATGTCAACTCGAAATACGTGGACACGCATCCCGTTATTTCTCCCGATGGCCGCATTTTGTTCTTTGCCCGGCAGGAAAGCCCCCAGAACGTAGGCGGCGCCAACGACGTGCAGGACGTGTGGTATTCAACGCAGGCAAACGCTAAAAATAAGTCCTGGAACCCTGCCAAGAACATTGGTGCTCCCATCAACACGCCTGGTCCGAATGGCTTAGCATCGGTTTCATCGGATGGCAATTCGGCCGTGCTCATCAACGTCTATAAAGAAGACGGCTCGTTGGACCCCAAAGGGTTGAGTTTGACCAAGCGCACCAAGACCGGGTGGAGCAAGCCGCAGAAGATTCTCATTGACGACTTCTACAACGACGACCCCGAAAACGTAGACTACTTCTTGGGCTCTTCCGGCAACGTGTTGCTGATGGCCGTTGAGCGCAAAGACGGCCAGGGTGCGCAGGATATCTACGTAACCCAGCGCAAGCCCGACGGCACCAGTTGGGGGCGCCCTATCAACTTAGGGCCCAGCATCAACACCAAAAAACCAGAATTCGCGCCCTTCTTAGCAGCCGACGGCAAAACCCTGTACTTCGCTTCGGAAGGACATGGCGGCTACGGCAAGAGCGACATTTTCTATTCCAAGCGCCTCGATAATACCTGGACCAACTGGACCAAGCCTCGCAACCTAGGGCCTAGTGTTAATTCTCCGGATTTCGACGCCTACTACGTGGTGTCTGCAGCTGGTGAGGAAGCCTATCTGGTTTCCACCCGTAACGGAACTGGTAACTCCAAGGACATCTTCCGCATCAACCTGACGCCCCAGTTCAAGCCCGAAGTGGTAACGCTGGTGCGGGGCCAAGTGCTGGACGCTGCCACCAAAAAGCCCGTAACGGCAACTATCCGCTACGAGAACCTGCTAACGGGCGAGGAAATAGGCGTGGCCGAAACCAGTCCGGTTGATGGTACTTACACCATTGTACTGCCTTCCGGCGTGCATTACGGCTACCGAGCTGAAGCGCAGAATTACCTAGCTGAGTCCGACAACTTGGACGTAACGGACCGCCAGAAGTACTCGGAAGTGAAGCAGGACCTATACCTGGTGCCCTTCGCAGTTGGCCAGACCATCAAGCTGAACAACATCTTCTTTTCGCAGAGCAAGTACTATCTGCGCGAAAATTCCTACCCCGAGCTGCAACGCCTCATCCGTACGCTGAAAGAATACAGCACCGTGGAAATCAGGATTGAGGGCCACACCGACAACCAAGGCGACCCAGCACTAAACCTCAAGCTAAGCCAAGACCGTGTGAATGAGGTAAAGAAATACTTGGTTTCGAAAGGTATCAGCAACACCCGCATCACTACCGAAGGTTTTGGCGACACCAAGCCTATAGCCAGCAACGACCAGGAGGAAACCCGCAAGCTCAACCGGCGCGTGGAATTCCGGATTACCAAGAAGTAG